In Phoenix dactylifera cultivar Barhee BC4 unplaced genomic scaffold, palm_55x_up_171113_PBpolish2nd_filt_p 002601F, whole genome shotgun sequence, one DNA window encodes the following:
- the LOC103696640 gene encoding cathepsin B-like protease 1 gives MGGHAVKLIGWGTSDDGEDYWLLANQWNSGWGDDGYFKIVRSRNECGIEEDVVAGLPSSKNLFRNYAGSDIIGDAAI, from the exons ATGGGTGGCCATGCCGTGAAGTTAATAGGATGGGGGACTAGTGATGATGGTGAAGATTATTGG CTTCTTGCAAATCAGTGGAATAGTGGCTGGGGTGAT GATGGTTACTTCAAAATCGTAAGGAGCAGGAACGAATGTGGAATTGAGGAGGACGTAGTTGCTGGTTtgccttcatccaaaaacttaTTCCGAAACTATGCTGGCAGTGATATAATTGGTGATGCTGCTATCTGA